From one Trifolium pratense cultivar HEN17-A07 linkage group LG1, ARS_RC_1.1, whole genome shotgun sequence genomic stretch:
- the LOC123909927 gene encoding protein TIFY 6B-like, which produces MERDFMGLSSKESLPTTKHEINNEGSKDSGFTKVSAVKWPFMNKVSAHPYMMPFNVYEEDKAKMISSGFIEKSFKHDGQGGFHFSANPYHVQHDVNYMNRPHDAKMFSVSAGHSFLKNHFATFGQNMNGPNVKQPLLGGLSVTKPHPVLPIGGTVAGLTEPCVKPSASASQLTMFYAGTVNVFNDITPEKAKAIMLLAGSGISAASNLVQPEVQAPSSKFASGDDGVPMSPPVNIPPSSGISSPLSVSSHTGPQSGSGSSSSDEFLAAKTSRGPTPTTSASKVETPKVVNATTMFSSAIPQARKASLARFLEKRKERVMSAAPYNLNNKNSEDAPMPNSVVAAKQG; this is translated from the exons ATGGAAAGAGATTTCATGGGTCTATCCTCAAAAGAATCATTACCTACGACAAAGCATGAGATTAACAATGAAGGCTCCAAAGACTCAG GTTTTACAAAAGTTTCAGCAGTAAAATGGCCGTTCATGAACAAAGTCTCGGCTCATCCATATATGATGCCTTTTAATGTTTATGAAGAAGATAAGGCTAAAATGATATCTTCTGGTTTCATAGAG AAATCTTTCAAACATGATGGACAAGGTGGCTTTCATTTTTCCGCAAATCCGTATCATGTACAACATGATGTGAATTATATGAATCGTCCTCATGATGCAAAGATGTTTTCAGTTTCCGCGGGACATTCGTTCCTAAAGAATCATTTTGCAACTTTTGGTCAGAACATGAATGGCCCTAATGTGAAGCAGCCTCTACTTGGGGGATTATCTGTTACAAAACCTCATCCAGTTCTTCCAATCGGTGGTACTGTTGCTGGTTTGACTGAACCATG TGTGAAACCATCTGCATCTGCTTCTCAACTTACCATGTTCTATGCCGGTACTGTGAACGTCTTCAATGATATCACTCCTGAGAAG GCAAAAGCCATCATGTTGTTGGCTGGAAGTGGCATATCTGCAGCTTCAAACTTGGTTCAACCTGAAGTTCAGGCACCTAGTTCAAAGTTCGCATCGGGTGATGATGGTGTGCCTATGAGTCCACCTGTAAATATACCACCCTCCTCCGGTATTTCTAGTCCTTTATCTGTTTCTTCACACACCGGTCCACAATCAGGGAGTGGCTCAAGTAGCAGTGATGAATTTCTAGCTGCTAAAACATCTAGAGGTCCTACTCCTACGACCTCTGCTAGCAAAGTGGAGACTCCAAAAGTAGTCAATGCAACCACCATGTTTTCGTCAG CTATACCGCAGGCCCGCAAAGCATCATTGGCTCGATTTTTGGAGAAGCGCAAGGAGAG GGTGATGAGTGCAGCACCATATAAcctcaacaacaaaaattccGAGGATGCTCCAATGCCAAATTCAGTGGTTGCAGCGAAGCAAGGATAA